In one Aquila chrysaetos chrysaetos chromosome 24, bAquChr1.4, whole genome shotgun sequence genomic region, the following are encoded:
- the TRUB2 gene encoding mitochondrial mRNA pseudouridine synthase TRUB2 isoform X1 codes for MAAVPGGLFAVYKPAGVAWGRVREAVETRLLRELNAAPGRAPRQHVRFLPAPGDDGAAGLVAARVPVLADHPLVRGPRFRRLKIGAGHRLDVKASGVFVLGIGHGNKLLTDLYNCHLTKVYTVGGLFGKATDDFSDTGKLVEKTTFDHITREKLERILAVIQGTNHKALLMHSNIDMKTQEAYELAVKGLIRPMGKSPPIITAIRCLQFAVPEFQLEVHCLHETQQYLRKIVHEIGLELKSSAVCTQVRRIRDGVFTLDDALLRTQWNLQSIQNAIWDCQLKVKTELEKTLGHQDKSHLPKMDVEMAHAADS; via the exons ATGGCGGCGGTGCCAGGCGGGCTCTTCGCCGTGTACAAGCCGGCGGGGGTGGCGTGGGGTCGCGTCCGTGAGGCGGTGGAGACGCGGCTGCTGCGCG AGCTGAACGCGGCACCGGGACGTGCCCCGCGGCAGCACGTCCGCTTCCTGCCGGCCCCGGGCGACgacggggcggcggggctggtGGCCGCGAGGGTGCCGGTGCTGGccgaccaccctctcg TCCGAGGCCCGCGGTTCAGGCGGCTGAAGATCGGAGCGGGTCACCGGCTGGATGTGAAGGCCTCGGGAGTCTTCG tacttGGCATAGGCCACGGGAACAAGCTACTCACTGATCTGTACAACTGCCACCTGACCAAG GTTTACACTGTTGGTGGGCTTTTTGGTAAAGCCACTGATGACTTCTCAGACACGGGGAAGCTAGTAGAGAAGACAACATTTG ATCATATCACAAGGGAGAAGCTGGAACGGATTCTTGCTGTCATTCAAGGAACAAATCATAAGGCCCTGCTGAT gcaTTCTAACATTGACATGAAAACACAAGAGGCATATGAGCTGGCTGTCAAAGGGCTGATTCGCCCCATGGGAAAAAGTCCTCCAATAATCACAGCAATCCGATGCCTCCAGTTCGCAGTTCCAGAATTCCAGCTAG AAGTCCATTGCTTGCATGAGACTCAGCAGTACCTCCGAAAAATTGTTCATGAGATTGGTCTGGAGCTGAAATCATCTGCCGTGTGCACACAAGTGCGAAGAATACGCGATGGTGTTTTCACACTGGATGATGCTCTCCTGAGAACCCAGTGGAACTTGCAGAGTATACAGAATGCAATTTGGGACTGTCAGCTTAAAGTGAAAACAGAGTTAGAGAAAACACTAGGCCATCAGGATAAAAGTCATCTTCCTAAGATGGATGTGGAGATGGCCCACGCTGCAGACAGCTGA
- the TRUB2 gene encoding mitochondrial mRNA pseudouridine synthase TRUB2 isoform X2, with amino-acid sequence MAAVPGGLFAVYKPAGVAWGRVREAVETRLLRELNAAPGRAPRQHVRFLPAPGDDGAAGLVAARVPVLADHPLVRGPRFRRLKIGAGHRLDVKASGVFVLGIGHGNKLLTDLYNCHLTKVYTVGGLFGKATDDFSDTGKLVEKTTFDHITREKLERILAVIQGTNHKALLMHSNIDMKTQEAYELAVKGLIRPMGKSPPIITAIRCLQFAVPEFQLEVHCLHETQQYLRKIVHEIGLELKSSAVCTQVRRIRDGVFTLDDALLRTQWNLSWLVLCEFILGGQGTGVRAPSTDNCLVLTEV; translated from the exons ATGGCGGCGGTGCCAGGCGGGCTCTTCGCCGTGTACAAGCCGGCGGGGGTGGCGTGGGGTCGCGTCCGTGAGGCGGTGGAGACGCGGCTGCTGCGCG AGCTGAACGCGGCACCGGGACGTGCCCCGCGGCAGCACGTCCGCTTCCTGCCGGCCCCGGGCGACgacggggcggcggggctggtGGCCGCGAGGGTGCCGGTGCTGGccgaccaccctctcg TCCGAGGCCCGCGGTTCAGGCGGCTGAAGATCGGAGCGGGTCACCGGCTGGATGTGAAGGCCTCGGGAGTCTTCG tacttGGCATAGGCCACGGGAACAAGCTACTCACTGATCTGTACAACTGCCACCTGACCAAG GTTTACACTGTTGGTGGGCTTTTTGGTAAAGCCACTGATGACTTCTCAGACACGGGGAAGCTAGTAGAGAAGACAACATTTG ATCATATCACAAGGGAGAAGCTGGAACGGATTCTTGCTGTCATTCAAGGAACAAATCATAAGGCCCTGCTGAT gcaTTCTAACATTGACATGAAAACACAAGAGGCATATGAGCTGGCTGTCAAAGGGCTGATTCGCCCCATGGGAAAAAGTCCTCCAATAATCACAGCAATCCGATGCCTCCAGTTCGCAGTTCCAGAATTCCAGCTAG AAGTCCATTGCTTGCATGAGACTCAGCAGTACCTCCGAAAAATTGTTCATGAGATTGGTCTGGAGCTGAAATCATCTGCCGTGTGCACACAAGTGCGAAGAATACGCGATGGTGTTTTCACACTGGATGATGCTCTCCTGAGAACCCAGTGGAAC CTCAGCTGGTTGGTTCTGTGTGAGTTCATCCTGGGTGGACAAGGGACAGGGGTCAGGGCACCTTCCACGGACAACTGTCTTGTGCTCACTGAAGTGTAA